Proteins found in one Corynebacterium canis genomic segment:
- the hisD gene encoding histidinol dehydrogenase: MLSVIDLRGRIPSVSELRRALPRGGTDIDSVLPVVQPVVAAVIDRGAAAALEYGEQFDRVRPDSVRVPAAVIEQALAELDPNVRAALEESIRRVRRVHAAQKPQEHTTELAPGGTVTERFLPVSRVGLYVPGGNAVYPSSVIMNVVPAQEAGVESLVVASPPQAGFGGWPHPTILAACAILGVTEIWAVGGAQAVALLAYGDEEHSENLVPVDMITGPGNIYVTAAKRLCRGIVGIDAEAGPTEIAILADASADPIHIAYDLISQAEHDVMAASVLVTDSPVLAEAVDREVAARYSVTRNAERVKEALTGPQSGIVLVDDLEAGIRVVDEYAAEHLEIHTVNPRQVAERIRNAGAIFVGTFAPVPLGDYSAGSNHVLPTSGSARYSSGLSTNTFLRSVHLIDYDEAALKELADTVVAFADAEDLPAHGEAIRARFETLEA, encoded by the coding sequence ATGTTGAGCGTTATTGACCTGCGTGGTCGAATTCCGTCTGTCAGTGAGTTGCGTCGCGCATTGCCGCGTGGCGGGACGGATATTGATTCCGTGTTGCCGGTGGTGCAGCCCGTGGTGGCGGCGGTAATTGACCGTGGCGCGGCCGCAGCGTTGGAATATGGGGAGCAATTTGATCGTGTGCGCCCCGACTCGGTTCGCGTGCCCGCAGCGGTAATCGAACAAGCGCTCGCCGAGCTGGACCCGAACGTACGTGCTGCGCTGGAGGAAAGCATCCGGCGCGTGCGGCGCGTTCATGCCGCGCAGAAGCCGCAGGAGCACACCACCGAGCTGGCCCCCGGCGGCACCGTGACGGAGAGGTTCCTGCCCGTGTCGCGCGTGGGTTTGTACGTCCCCGGCGGCAATGCGGTGTACCCGTCGAGCGTGATTATGAACGTCGTGCCCGCGCAGGAGGCCGGCGTGGAAAGCTTGGTGGTTGCCTCCCCGCCGCAAGCCGGTTTCGGGGGTTGGCCGCATCCGACCATACTTGCGGCATGCGCGATCCTTGGCGTGACGGAGATCTGGGCCGTGGGCGGCGCGCAGGCCGTGGCTTTGCTGGCGTACGGCGACGAGGAGCACAGCGAGAATTTGGTGCCCGTGGATATGATTACCGGCCCGGGCAATATTTACGTTACCGCTGCTAAGCGGCTTTGCCGTGGCATTGTGGGTATCGACGCCGAGGCTGGACCGACCGAAATTGCCATCCTCGCCGACGCTTCCGCCGACCCCATCCATATTGCTTATGACCTGATTAGCCAGGCCGAACATGACGTCATGGCGGCCAGCGTGTTGGTGACGGATTCGCCCGTATTGGCGGAAGCCGTGGATAGGGAAGTGGCGGCTCGATATTCGGTGACCCGCAACGCGGAACGTGTGAAGGAAGCGCTGACCGGGCCGCAATCCGGGATCGTTCTGGTGGATGATCTGGAGGCCGGAATTCGGGTTGTCGATGAATATGCCGCCGAGCACCTCGAGATTCACACGGTGAACCCGCGCCAGGTGGCCGAGCGGATCCGGAACGCCGGCGCCATTTTCGTAGGTACGTTCGCACCGGTGCCGTTGGGGGATTACTCCGCTGGCTCGAACCATGTCCTGCCTACCTCCGGTTCCGCCCGCTACAGTTCCGGGCTTTCCACAAACACGTTCCTCCGGAGCGTGCACCTAATCGACTACGACGAAGCCGCGCTCAAGGAGCTTGCAGATACGGTGGTCGCCTTTGCGGACGCAGAGGATCTGCCCGCCCACGGCGAGGCTATCCGCGCCCGGTTCGAAACTTTGGAGGCTTAA
- a CDS encoding Rv0361 family membrane protein, with protein sequence MSVQSFTRTRQVVLAAVLVLPLALTGCGLFGGEENPSTSTSSSKASAAAKSSSSEAKSETSSEESSNSSSEEPKPEEKSEDAPPANVEIPQHAPIEGGSPASPEDAAAIQAMVNGMANPTTTRQFFGYMIDNTCRRALEAQGGLGPQDLNQIPDAEIPPHQRPTVNSVSDIKVDGDTASATVTSTAEGKQETFTMRMLREDGTWKMCN encoded by the coding sequence TTGTCCGTTCAATCTTTCACTCGAACCCGTCAGGTGGTATTGGCCGCGGTGCTGGTTCTTCCGCTAGCGCTTACGGGATGTGGCTTGTTTGGCGGCGAAGAAAACCCCAGTACCTCTACGTCGAGCTCAAAAGCCTCGGCCGCTGCGAAGTCTTCATCGTCCGAAGCTAAGTCCGAAACCTCATCGGAGGAGTCTTCGAATTCGTCGAGCGAGGAGCCGAAGCCGGAAGAAAAATCTGAGGATGCCCCACCGGCAAATGTGGAGATTCCGCAACACGCTCCGATCGAAGGCGGTTCTCCCGCCAGCCCCGAGGATGCTGCGGCTATCCAGGCGATGGTGAACGGGATGGCGAACCCGACGACGACCCGCCAGTTCTTCGGCTATATGATCGATAACACCTGTCGCCGGGCGCTTGAGGCGCAGGGTGGTCTGGGCCCCCAGGACCTGAACCAGATTCCGGACGCGGAGATCCCCCCGCACCAACGTCCGACTGTGAATTCGGTCTCCGATATCAAGGTGGATGGCGATACGGCTTCCGCGACGGTGACTTCCACCGCGGAGGGTAAGCAAGAGACCTTTACCATGCGCATGCTCCGGGAAGACGGCACCTGGAAAATGTGCAACTAA
- a CDS encoding YbjN domain-containing protein, translating to MKIPTLFDVTLVGRFNQLDPIIGKDYVIFVWEDFFSVLYFASEFVDHLVVRSVMYRPLEDQHRFELAQEVSRWNTKNYDPTATITTNDGFSSNIEFRTSLPIATGVTKHQLTAAIAQACDAAHSAADFFLKRFPELGRICTLSERIARAQQRATILTAHSDPTPERPARLIEEARLMEHLMSTEDEILEGISLVTQVRIKHMLAGLGPSSLSLRAEGNSVMVSLCNVLFNISVTAGPALILRGHWISKSDPNKDFMRVFTLCNDWNRGAHSTDAYCSTKHREFIVVNVEYTIPMTRGLSDAQLAQALRVGISNILSCVDKLSTTADGTSVVHWAE from the coding sequence ATGAAAATTCCGACGCTGTTCGACGTCACCCTTGTCGGCAGGTTTAACCAGTTGGACCCAATCATCGGCAAAGACTACGTTATTTTCGTCTGGGAGGACTTCTTTAGCGTTCTCTATTTCGCCTCCGAATTCGTCGACCACCTCGTGGTGCGTTCCGTTATGTACCGCCCGCTCGAAGACCAACACCGATTCGAACTCGCGCAAGAAGTCTCAAGGTGGAACACCAAAAACTACGACCCCACCGCGACAATCACCACCAACGACGGCTTTTCCTCCAATATCGAATTTCGAACCTCCTTGCCAATCGCGACCGGCGTTACCAAGCACCAACTCACCGCCGCCATCGCGCAGGCTTGCGACGCCGCCCACAGCGCGGCCGACTTCTTCCTCAAACGTTTCCCCGAACTCGGCCGGATCTGCACGCTCAGCGAACGAATCGCCCGCGCGCAACAACGCGCAACCATACTGACCGCACATTCCGACCCCACCCCGGAACGCCCGGCTCGCCTGATCGAAGAAGCGCGGCTTATGGAACACCTCATGAGCACCGAAGACGAAATCCTCGAAGGCATTTCCCTAGTAACGCAGGTGCGAATCAAACATATGTTGGCGGGGCTCGGGCCGTCCAGCTTGTCGCTCCGCGCCGAGGGAAACAGCGTCATGGTGAGCCTGTGCAATGTGCTGTTCAATATTTCGGTGACGGCGGGCCCCGCATTGATCCTGCGCGGGCACTGGATTTCAAAGTCGGATCCGAACAAGGATTTCATGCGCGTATTTACGCTTTGCAATGATTGGAACCGCGGCGCGCATTCCACCGACGCGTATTGCAGCACCAAACACCGCGAATTCATTGTGGTCAATGTCGAATACACGATCCCCATGACGCGCGGCCTTTCGGATGCCCAATTGGCGCAGGCACTCCGAGTCGGAATTTCGAACATTTTATCGTGCGTGGACAAGCTCAGCACTACCGCCGACGGCACCAGCGTGGTCCACTGGGCAGAGTAA
- a CDS encoding histidinol-phosphate transaminase yields the protein MTITLADLPLREELRAEEAYGAPQLDVSVRLNTNENPYSPSDALIADLVNEVAGLAAGLNRYPERDAVALREALAEYVTHQTGVAVTKDNVWAANGSNEILQQLLQAFGGPGRSALGFAPSYSMHPILCSGTHTEFFSCDRDADFQIPIDKAIETIAVRRPDVVFVTTPNNPTGGLTPIEDLRLLLDAAPGIVIVDEAYAEFSEAPSATTLLSDYPTKLVVSRTMSKAFDFAGGRLGYFVAHPAFIQAVLLVRLPYHLSSLSQAAAIVALRHREDTLATVATLVAERKRVVEKLEQLGYYVVPSEANFVFFGKFDYSAAVWQRFLDQGVLVRDVGVPGFLRATIGTPEENDAFLDAAKEVR from the coding sequence ATGACCATCACCCTGGCAGACCTGCCGTTGCGGGAGGAGCTCCGCGCCGAGGAAGCCTATGGCGCCCCGCAGCTCGATGTTTCCGTGCGCTTGAATACGAACGAAAATCCGTATTCGCCCTCCGATGCCCTGATCGCCGACCTGGTCAACGAGGTGGCGGGCTTGGCGGCGGGTTTGAACCGATATCCCGAGCGTGATGCGGTGGCGTTGCGCGAGGCGTTGGCGGAATACGTGACCCACCAGACCGGTGTTGCGGTGACTAAAGACAACGTCTGGGCGGCCAATGGTTCGAACGAGATTTTGCAGCAGCTATTGCAGGCGTTCGGCGGGCCCGGCCGTTCCGCATTGGGGTTTGCGCCGAGCTATTCTATGCATCCGATCCTGTGCAGCGGCACGCACACCGAGTTTTTCTCCTGCGATCGCGATGCGGATTTCCAAATCCCCATCGACAAGGCCATCGAAACCATTGCCGTACGCCGGCCCGATGTGGTGTTTGTAACCACCCCGAACAATCCCACCGGTGGGCTCACCCCCATCGAGGACCTGCGCCTGCTGCTCGATGCGGCACCCGGCATTGTGATCGTCGATGAAGCGTACGCAGAGTTTTCGGAGGCACCCTCGGCAACCACGTTGCTTAGCGACTATCCCACCAAATTGGTGGTCTCCCGCACCATGAGCAAAGCGTTCGATTTCGCGGGCGGCCGATTGGGTTATTTCGTGGCGCATCCGGCGTTTATCCAAGCCGTATTGTTGGTGCGCCTGCCGTACCATCTGTCCTCGCTTTCTCAAGCTGCGGCGATCGTGGCGCTGCGGCATCGTGAGGATACGTTGGCCACCGTTGCCACCCTGGTTGCCGAACGTAAGCGCGTCGTCGAAAAGCTCGAACAGTTGGGCTATTACGTGGTGCCGAGCGAGGCGAACTTCGTGTTCTTTGGCAAATTCGACTACAGCGCCGCGGTGTGGCAGCGCTTCCTCGACCAGGGGGTGCTGGTCCGCGACGTTGGGGTGCCGGGATTCCTACGGGCTACCATTGGTACGCCTGAGGAAAATGATGCTTTTCTGGATGCTGCAAAGGAAGTGCGATGA
- a CDS encoding TetR/AcrR family transcriptional regulator C-terminal domain-containing protein codes for MQLTKDSIINASIEILDDYGLADMTMRRVAKRLSVAPGALYWHIPNKQALIAAIANRIIEPAVYQSSEVQGDSWQTAVATTCRSLRGAMQAHRDGAEVVIAALSSTSELRIQLEQLIEQALGDAPLSEKDRNDGSLALLYFVTGATLSEQTATQLAEATGTAVDAPADRARVFNCGIDLILAGLEAKGR; via the coding sequence GTGCAGTTGACAAAAGACTCGATCATTAACGCCTCAATCGAAATCCTGGACGATTACGGACTCGCCGACATGACCATGCGGAGGGTTGCCAAGCGTTTATCGGTCGCACCTGGAGCATTATATTGGCACATTCCGAACAAGCAAGCGCTTATCGCGGCGATTGCGAACCGGATCATTGAACCGGCTGTATATCAGAGTTCGGAGGTCCAGGGCGACAGCTGGCAAACCGCCGTGGCCACCACGTGCCGTTCGCTACGGGGCGCGATGCAGGCGCACCGGGACGGCGCTGAGGTTGTCATAGCGGCCCTCAGCAGCACCTCAGAATTACGCATCCAACTCGAGCAGCTGATCGAGCAAGCGTTAGGTGACGCACCGCTGAGCGAAAAGGACCGTAACGACGGCTCGCTAGCCTTACTGTATTTTGTTACCGGCGCCACCTTAAGTGAGCAGACCGCAACGCAATTGGCAGAGGCTACGGGCACCGCGGTGGATGCCCCTGCGGACCGAGCGCGGGTATTTAATTGCGGGATCGATCTCATCCTGGCGGGACTTGAAGCGAAAGGCAGATAA
- the bioB gene encoding biotin synthase BioB has product MTHPGATDILEIARDKVLGQGIGLDQQETLQVLQLGDDRLSELLSLAHEVRLKWCGEEVEVEGIISLKTGGCPEDCHFCSQSGLFESPVRAAWLDIPGLVEAAKQTAKSGATEFCIVAAVKGPDENLLSQMEKAVAAIQAEVDIQVAASVGILTQEQVDRLAAAGVHRYNHNLETARSFFPNVVTTHTWETRRETLRMVKEAGMEVCSGGILGMGETLEQRAEFAADLAALEPDEVPMNFLDPRPGTPFADYEVMETADALRAIGAFRLALPKTILRFAGGRELTLGDLGAEQGLLGGINAIIVGNYLTTLGRPQEQDLEMMGKLRLPIKALNATV; this is encoded by the coding sequence ATGACTCATCCCGGGGCAACTGACATCCTTGAGATCGCCCGCGACAAAGTACTGGGCCAGGGCATTGGCCTTGACCAGCAAGAAACCCTCCAAGTGCTGCAACTTGGCGATGACCGCCTTTCGGAACTCCTGTCCCTCGCCCACGAGGTTCGCCTCAAGTGGTGCGGCGAAGAAGTCGAGGTAGAAGGCATTATTTCCCTGAAAACCGGCGGCTGCCCGGAGGACTGCCACTTCTGTTCCCAGTCCGGCCTGTTCGAATCCCCCGTGCGCGCAGCCTGGCTCGATATCCCCGGCCTGGTCGAAGCGGCGAAGCAGACGGCAAAGTCCGGCGCCACCGAATTCTGCATCGTGGCAGCGGTGAAAGGCCCCGACGAAAACCTGTTGTCTCAGATGGAAAAGGCCGTCGCGGCGATCCAAGCCGAGGTGGATATCCAGGTCGCCGCGTCTGTGGGAATTCTCACTCAGGAGCAGGTGGATCGCCTCGCCGCCGCGGGCGTTCACCGCTATAACCACAACCTGGAAACCGCACGTTCGTTCTTCCCGAACGTGGTGACCACGCACACGTGGGAGACCCGCCGCGAAACCTTGCGCATGGTGAAGGAAGCGGGCATGGAGGTTTGTTCGGGCGGCATCCTAGGCATGGGGGAGACCCTCGAACAGCGTGCCGAATTCGCGGCTGATTTGGCGGCCTTGGAGCCGGATGAGGTGCCCATGAACTTCCTCGATCCGCGCCCGGGCACCCCCTTCGCCGATTACGAGGTCATGGAGACTGCCGACGCCCTGCGCGCCATCGGTGCGTTCCGCCTCGCGCTGCCTAAAACCATCCTCCGGTTCGCCGGTGGCCGCGAGCTTACCCTCGGTGATCTGGGCGCGGAGCAGGGCTTGCTCGGCGGCATCAACGCTATTATTGTGGGCAACTATCTGACCACGCTGGGCCGCCCGCAGGAACAAGATCTGGAAATGATGGGTAAGCTCCGCCTGCCGATTAAGGCACTGAACGCAACGGTGTAA
- a CDS encoding YbjN domain-containing protein: MHIPSLDDVAAFLRGIDELPDVADDHIVVSSQDFCSVIYFASETVDHLIVRSFLRNRLEPQEIEVAAEAVTWSNSEFVGLTTLLEPAKDSSIAVHFRISLPIRAGLTTHQLHSFLEQAFTETRSAADHFMIQFPSLGRPVKSADQQLEQDREYARNIAGKSLITAHTPTTWADESRRLEELLVIDPELSAVTPKRIEHILKRWGPRNLEYQIHGSSLLTQLGGIRLSFVITAIAPNTDPHSFALVVEADWEPDLVPIGDSVRMFQICNEWNESSVSVKAACHTNGTEAIRVSVTNTILIRHGLGEAQLIGAVRVAIHNVLTAVDSLSIEATGNSMVHWPL, from the coding sequence GTGCACATTCCTTCGCTTGACGACGTCGCGGCATTCCTCCGTGGCATCGACGAATTACCGGACGTAGCAGACGACCATATTGTGGTGTCTAGCCAGGACTTTTGCAGCGTCATCTATTTCGCCTCCGAGACCGTGGACCACCTGATTGTGCGTTCGTTCCTCCGCAATCGGCTGGAACCACAGGAGATTGAGGTGGCTGCGGAGGCCGTTACTTGGTCCAATAGCGAATTCGTCGGGCTCACCACCTTGCTGGAGCCCGCCAAGGATTCTTCCATTGCGGTACATTTTCGAATCTCATTGCCGATCCGGGCCGGGTTGACCACGCACCAATTGCATTCATTTCTGGAGCAAGCGTTTACGGAAACGCGGTCCGCGGCGGATCATTTTATGATTCAATTTCCAAGCCTTGGACGTCCGGTAAAAAGTGCGGACCAGCAACTAGAACAGGATCGCGAATACGCTCGAAACATTGCCGGCAAAAGCCTGATCACGGCGCACACCCCTACAACGTGGGCGGACGAATCGCGGCGGCTGGAGGAACTACTGGTCATTGATCCCGAGCTCTCGGCGGTAACCCCCAAACGCATCGAACACATACTCAAACGGTGGGGTCCTCGGAATCTCGAATACCAGATTCATGGAAGCTCCCTGCTTACGCAGCTGGGCGGGATCCGGCTGAGTTTCGTGATCACCGCCATAGCTCCGAATACGGATCCGCACTCCTTTGCACTGGTCGTTGAGGCGGATTGGGAGCCCGACCTCGTCCCGATCGGAGATTCCGTGCGCATGTTTCAGATATGCAACGAGTGGAACGAGTCTTCCGTGTCGGTAAAAGCGGCCTGTCACACCAACGGCACGGAGGCAATTCGGGTGAGCGTGACCAATACCATATTGATCCGCCACGGGCTGGGGGAAGCGCAACTTATTGGTGCGGTGCGCGTTGCTATTCACAATGTGCTCACGGCCGTCGATAGTTTAAGCATCGAAGCGACGGGGAACAGCATGGTGCATTGGCCGTTGTAA